One segment of Osmerus mordax isolate fOsmMor3 chromosome 28, fOsmMor3.pri, whole genome shotgun sequence DNA contains the following:
- the LOC136938288 gene encoding outer dense fiber protein 2-like isoform X4 — MKTRDSSPPVHVHVAESTPVHVHLKKSPKSCTYRPAQMKTREVQIKGDVVSLRTTAKTKTRVPWIPPGRTSTRQDVYKWEGPSHCLEITTGSPAEPSLGPLQLEDLSDEDEEGHSHRKRQGMKIDRLMMDAESSKEAMLRKKERDQSELLRAHQRKSGDQDEELGEQNMKECHSLKMRGDYERADSGKVVGETDLLLRKLVEAEIDSMAVANQLEALKETVGKGKDKLSSKMNASSLRREQELLKKKIDTFDSTNRHLRELLRECHERETESLKLSEQRHALLRRLADTEDEKMRLLSKLNNKEKEATKLALYLDSEKDNVKANGELSKILESTRSRLISQLHCKEDENDRLIAQIQSMELTQEAQRKEMQGWMEKLQELKHQNEESKEIHRHETQTLKQRAKHSEDSARELSTQLLEKESQLAEALSTAEAWCARHSTEASAKSQLDMDVTALRNQVRELTDQLYAVEQKNRAEKEGLLDQLHRLNSDNTKSKLENQSLKASLSAAEEKLARSHSEAHQLKTSIKKHESLMDKYKSKFQKARSESEDHCLKLDAAGKEARELKANLEREIEHVRRQLLGRLKELEPLPERLRSSELQLREAQEQVDAQERRNMEQNSTLAELRHKTSRSAGWKHFKKIIYCSRRKTGI; from the exons ATGAAAACACGAGATTCATCACCTCCTGTGCATGTCCATGTCGCAGAGTCCACTCCAGTGCATGTTCATCTAAAAAAGAGTCCGAAAAGCTGCACTTACAGGCCTGCTCAG ATGAAGACCAGAGAGGTGCAGATCAAGGGGGATGTGGTGAGCTTGCGCACAACTGCCAAGACAAAGACCCGTGTTCCCTGGATCCCCCCAGGAAGAACTTCCACCCGGCAAGATGTATACAAGTGGGAG GGGCCTAGTCATTGTCTTGAGATTACAACTGGGTCACCGGCTGAACCATCGCTTGGTCCTCTACAGTTGGAGGACCTGtctgatgaggatgaggagggtcaCAGTCACCGCAAGAGACAAGGGATGAAGATTGACAGACTTATGATGGATGCTGAGTCATCCAAGGAG GCAATGTTGCGGAAGAAGGAGCGTGACCAGTCTGAACTTCTGAGAGCCCACCAGCGTAAGAGTGGCGATCAGGACGAGGAGCTGGGGGAACAGAACATGAAAGAATGTCATTCCTTGAAGATGAGAGGCGATTATGAAAG GGCTGATTCTGGTAAAGTTGTTGGGGAAACAGACTTGCTGCTGAGGAAACTAGTGGAAGCTGAGATTGATAGTATGGCAGTGGCCAATCAGTTGGAAGCCCTGAAGGAGACTGTTGGCAAAGGGAAG GATAAACTATCGTCAAAGATGAATGCAAGCTCCTTAAGAAGGGAACAGGAGTTGTTGAAAAAGAAAATTGATACATTTGACAGCACAAACCGCCATCTTCGAGAACTGCTTAGGGAGTGTCATGAACGTGAA ACTGAATCACTGAAGCTGTCAGAGCAGAGACATGCACTTCTGAGGAGACTGGCTGACACAGAGGATGAGAAAATG CGGCTTTTGTCAAAACTCAACAACAAAGAGAAAGAAGCCACCAAGCTTGCTCTATATCTGGATTCTGAAAAG GACAATGTGAAGGCTAATGGAGAGCTGTCCAAGATTCTAGAGTCTACCCGTAGTCGTCTCATAAGTCAGTTACACTGCAAAGAAGATGAAAATGACCGTCTTATTGCTCAGATTCAA AGCATGGAGCTGACCCAGGAGGCTCAGAGGAAGGAGATGCAGGGTTGGATGGAAAAGCTGCAAGAGTTAAAGCACCAGAATGAGGAGAGCAAAGAGATCCACAGGCATGAGACACAAACCCTAAAACAGCGGGCCAAGCACAGTGAGGATTCAGCCAGGGAGTTGTCTacacagctgctggagaag GAGTCCCAGTTGGCAGAAGCCCTCTCCACAGCCGAGGCCTGGTGTGCACGCCACTCCACTGAAGCGAGCGCCAAGAGCCAGCTGGACATGGATGTGACTGCTCTCAGAAA CCAGGTGAGAGAGCTGACAGACCAGCTGTATGCTGTGGAGCAGAAGAATCGTGCTGAGAAGGAGGGGCTACTGGACCAGCTGCACCGCCTCAACTCTGACAACACCAAAAGCAAATTAGAGAACCAGAGTCTGAAG GCCTCCCTATCTGCAGCAGAGGAAAAGCTTGCTCGGTCCCACTCCGAGGCTCATCAGCTTAAGACTTCAATCAAGAAGCATGAAAGTCTGATGGACAAGTACAAGAGCAAG TTTCAGAAGGCTCGCTCGGAATCCGAGGACCACTGCCTGAAGCTAGATGCTGCCGGGAAAGAGGCCCGGGAGCTGAAGGCCAACCTGGAGCGGGAGATCGAGCACGTCAGGAGGCAGCTGCTGGGCCGTCTGAAAGAGCTGGAGCCTCTGCCTGAGAGGCTGAGGAGCTCTGAGCTGCAGCTCAGGGAGGCGCAGGAGCAGGTGGACGCTCAGGAAA
- the seta gene encoding SET nuclear proto-oncogene a: MSASAAKVSKKELNSNHDGADETSEKEQQEAIEHIDEVQNEIDRLNEQASEEILKVEQKYNKLRQPFFQKRSELIAKIPNFWVTTFVNHPQVSALLGEEDEEALHYLTRVEVTEFEDIKSGYRIDFYFDENPYFENKVLSKEFHLNESGDPSSKSTEIKWKSGKDLTKRSSQTQNKAGRKRQHEEPESFFTWFTDHSDAGADELGEVIKDDIWPNPLQYYLVPDMDDEEGEGEDDDEDEEGLEDIDEEGDEDEGEDDEEDDGDDGEDDDGEDD, from the exons ATGTCGGCCTCGGCGGCTAAAGTGAGTAAAAAGGAGCTGAACTCAAACCACGACGGAGCGGATGAAACCTCCG AAAAAGAACAACAGGAAGCTATTGAACATATTGACGAAGTTCAAAATGAAATCGACAG ACTGAACGAGCAAGCAAGTGAGGAGATACTAAAAGTAGAACAGAAATACAACAAACTCCGCCAGCCGTTCTTCCAGAAGAGGTCAGAACTGATCGCCAAAATACCCAACTTCTGGGTCACTACTTTCGTCAACCATCCACAAG TTTCTGCCCTtctaggagaggaagatgaggaggcacTTCACTATCTCACCAGGGTGGAGGTTACGGAGTTCGAAGATATCAAGTCAGGCTACAGAATAGATTTT TACTTCGACGAGAACCCATACTTCGAAAACAAAGTCCTTTCCAAAGAGTTCCATCTGAATGAGAGTGGAGACCCATCTTCAAAGTCAACAGAAATCAAATGGAAATCGGGAAAG GACCTTACCAAGCGCTCCAGCCAGACACAGAATAAAGCCGGGAGGAAGAGGCAACATGAGGAGCCGGAGAGCTTCTTCACCTGGTTTACTGATCACTCTGATGCCGGGGCAGATGAGCTTGGAGAGGTTATTAAGGATGACATCTGGCCTAACCCTCTGCAGTACTACCTG GTTCCAGACATGGATGacgaggagggtgagggtgaagatgatgatgaagatgaggaaggTCTTGAAGACATTGATGAGGAGGGTGATGAAGATGAaggggaggatgatgaagaggatgatggagaTGATGGCGAG gatgatgatggagaagaTGACTGA